The DNA region TACAGTTAgcttatgcttttctttttgataTTCTGTCACTTACTCTTTCAAGGTTTCTCTGAAGTCCTTGAATTCAATGTCTCTGGATCCAGACTGTAGCACCTTCTGAACATCtgttattttctcctttttaagTTTCAACTTCGTAAATGTCTTCATATAGCTCtgaattacaaagaaaaaaaaaaaacattttgtttgtaaCTCTTGAAAAACTTCATCCTTAGATGTATCTATTTTGTACATGAATCAGATTGCCTTTACCTGTTTGATGATGTCAGTAAACTGTAGGTCATCTTTTTGGGATGAGAGCTCCTCCTTAACCTCAGAATATGTGTCATTTATGATGGCCAGAAACATGTTCTGAGGGACAGATACATAAAGAGATAATGAGAATATCATCTTTATCCACAAGCATCTTGTGTAGCAGAATGACTTACCAgtagaacaaagaaaacaaagaacacATAGGTGACAAAGTAGATTGGCCCAAGAACTCTGTTAGCGCGGTCAATGGCATCGAAATCAAAGTCTCCAAGAATAATTCTGAACTGTGTGAAGCTGCAGAAAGAAAATAGGATTGATTAATTCATTTTTCCTCCATCATCCTATTTAAATATTTCCTGCTGAGCCACTGTTTGGAACACCCCTTACATGCACTTGACGAAGGTGCTGAAAGATTGAACCTCTGTTCCAAAGAGCAAATATCCAAGTTGAGCATAAGCGAAGAACACGATGAAGAACATGATGGCAAAGCCCAAGATATCTTTAGCACATCGACCCAGTGTGGAGGACAGCTGAGTCATGGTCTTGTTAAAACTGATGTACTTGAAAACCTAAAGGACGAGAAGACAAACACAGTCTTTGGGATGGCGCTAGAGCCCGATCATTTTCCTAACTAATTAATGGTACATGTCTTTCTAGTCTTCTAACCACTCAAGCGCTTTACATGCCACATTaactcagtcacacacacattcatacactgatgGCAGAGGCTGCTTATCagaatctaatctaattctTCAGCCTTTGGGGTTTCATTATCTTGCCCAGGACACTTTAACATGCGGACTGGAGGAACTGCCAATCTTCCAATTAGTGGACGAGCCACTGCACAGGAATGCGTTCCAGTGAAAGATGTCTTTAAAGAAGTACTTTACCTTGATCCACGCAAAGAACAAGTTCACTGCATTCATGTTGTTGTACTGTGTTTGCCAGAAGGCCAGAAATTCAAAGTCAGCGTAGATACCAGGTTGTTCCAGCAGTTTGCCAAGCAACTTGTCCACTTTGACAGTTCGGAAAATATTGAATACAATGGCAACGATGGCGAGCTGGGAAGGAAAATCATTTTACTTCTTTGATGCGAAGCACAATCAGGGAAAAGGACATGTTTGAATCAAATAAGAAGGACATTTTCTTACCATTATGACAACAACATCCAGTATGTTCCAGATGCTTTTGAAATAGGAGAGCTTGTGTATTCGCAGCTCAAGAATCTCCTCCACAAcgtaataaataatgaataaacaGAAGACCATCTCACAGCCGAGGATAAAGTAATCCCAGTTGGTGATGTAGCGAATCAGTTTGACTGTTCTTATCTGGTAGGAAGGGATAGCTCCGCCAGTTGCTGGGAATTCAACAACCAACCTGAAAGATGGGATGAAATGTTCGTCAACCAATGCATGTGTATCAATCAATGGGTGAAGTTGCTGTTGTCAGTAGTGCTCTTTACCTGATGACACAGAACATGTTAATGTTTGCGTTGTAAGTGGAGAAGTCGATGAATGCTACTCTGGTTCCTCGGTCGAGCCACAGGTTGTCCACCAGTTCCTGCAGTATGATGGCGGTCTCCCCTTTGGTGCGACTCAGGTCTTGGTAGTATCCCGCTCCACTGTATGTGGTCAGCAATCCCCAGTAAGAAGAACctttgatttctttctctgtgtggtAGGTCCAGCTGCAGAGGAAGAAGACACATTTGCTGTAGTTCTCCAATCTAACTGCATACCCAAAGTTACCCTGTAAGGAAAATAGTGAGCGGCTTACGCGGTGCCATTGATTAGACCAAAGCTAATGTCATCCTCCTTCTTGTCATTGTAAACATCGAAACATCCCGTGATCTCATCTTTAAAGTCTTTGGGGACCTTGCAGGAGTTGTTCATGATCTTGATCTGCCTCATTCTAGGGACTCCCAGCAGCATGTTCTCATAGTAGATGAAGGACTGGTCTCCGCTGTCCAGGGACTGGTTATTGTACCATGTAGTCCAGTAGAGGCTGTCCACCAATGGGCCCTGGGCATActgttaaaatatacaaataaaaagagAGTGGATGCAGTTTTTGAGTTGCACACAAAAGAAATTTCATATTCTCATTTCTCAGTGATTTCTCACTGTGGCAAACATGGAGGAAATGAATATGGAGATAAACTCACGGTCCAGAAGTCAGCCATGGTGCCAATGGACTGAAACGTAACCCCACTGTTACCGGCTGTGTTCACAAACAGGTCCGTCATGGCTTTAGTGTAGTAATAGGTGCTCGAGCTGGTCATACCATATGTCACTGAAAGACAACATTATCACATTGTTAATGACCAATAACTGATTCCTATCTGGCTTTGCTCAGGCGTAGCTCTAAATGTCGCTCCATTCAACAGTCCAAGATAAGACAACTCAGAAGCAGACACGCAAGGCCTTATTGAAGAGTTGTTGTTTGGCTATGTCACTACAGTCAAACAGATCCAGATTAGAGGCCGTAATTTGTTTGAAGAGAGAGCACGCTGGCTTGACGCAAATAGCCTCTTCAAACAATGTCAATTTAACCGAGACAAAGCAACAAAGGCTAGGCCAAATGCTCTTATCGCTAAAAGGCAAAGGAGCAGAACCCATGTCCCTTTCACTCCCAATGCTCAGCTGGACAATGGACCTCCAGCAGAGGGATGGGGAGGGCATTTGTGGTAGGCATTAAGGCAGGGGCATTTGATAGTAAATCAACAGTCCAAAGTGCCCTATACAGTAACACCCTGTCAAATGGTGAGCACTTCAACAAGGAAACAGGATtgcttaaaaaacaaatagttgATTGAAATATACTAAAGCAGACATAAGGTAAAGAAATACAGGAAAACCAAACAGCATTTAGCGTTCGAGACAGATGTGAATTCACTATCCCATCGCATATGgaccattaataaaaaaaaaactgtatttagaAGTAGTTTTCATGCTTGCATGTCAATTCAAAGGTTCATAATATATTCTAAATTTGGGAAAGTAGGTGTAAAATTAAGCTTAAATATAGTTTCACAACTTTCCTTCAAAAGTTTTCAAGGACAAACACTTTACCATGTTATACTGTACTTCATCTAAGAATTAATACAAATTCAGTTTGACCCGGGTACTGATCATGATTTTGAACTTGAATTTTGAGACTACCACAAGTGCCAGGAATAGACATCCATAttgaaaaagcaacatttttgaTAGAATCGGATAGTAGAATACTTACAGAGGCATATATCCACCAGGAACACCAGATAGACCATTAACTCTCGTAGCGTGGTTCGGACAAACAGTTCTCTGTTGTTTGAGGTGTTTTCAGTCAATGTTGTCCCCCACAAGCCTACAGACAAATTACGGTGTTTTATGTCATTATGAtacaaaattatttattgtCAAGAACGCTTTTTAAAGACCTTTAATGCAGAGTGGGTATCGACTTTGATCCTGGGTTGACCTAAATTGATTAGCCAACAAGCAGGTCCGCATACATTTTAGGTTAAAAGAATATTGAGGCATAGCAGTTGATTTTACAGACCCAGACTGGACCAGTACCAAACAAAATCTCCAGTGAGATAGGGCGAGTCTAGGTGTCATCCATACTATATATAAACTAGCTGTACAAATGTCCgttatagcaacaaaaaaaaaatacagttgtaAACTCAGCTGAGTGGGTTCCTACCTTTGATAAAAGAGCAGCAGCCTCTTTGTTTCTTCACCAGGCTTTGGCCAGTGGATGGTGGTTCCTCTGGAAATGGGCCGGGAATGTCCGGTTTGTACATGCTGTCCATGGAGCCCTGGACAATGGGCTGGGGGCTGTAGATGGTGCTGACAGCTCGGGGCAGGGGCAGAGGGGAGCCACAGTAGCCCTGGTTCACCCAGGCGCCGTTGCTTATGCTGTTCAACTCCACCTGCCCGGTCAGGTGGCTGTCGGCCCGGTTGTTCCGACACTTCATACTGTCAGacacctgtgtgtctctgtgtggactGTTAGTGTTTAAGTCAGAGAGGAAAGTGAAGCCGAGCAGTGCAGGCAGCTTCTAAACACCTGCTGAAGGGGATGATTATAAAGAGTGGATGACATAAGCTTTTTTGAGGGAGGAGCTGTTGGTCCCCTGGTCTTGCTATTGAGACtattgagataaaaaaaatgtcttcatgTTGGCAATAGACAA from Perca flavescens isolate YP-PL-M2 chromosome 17, PFLA_1.0, whole genome shotgun sequence includes:
- the pkd2l1 gene encoding polycystic kidney disease 2-like 1 protein, encoding MKCRNNRADSHLTGQVELNSISNGAWVNQGYCGSPLPLPRAVSTIYSPQPIVQGSMDSMYKPDIPGPFPEEPPSTGQSLVKKQRGCCSFIKGLWGTTLTENTSNNRELFVRTTLRELMVYLVFLVDICLLTYGMTSSSTYYYTKAMTDLFVNTAGNSGVTFQSIGTMADFWTYAQGPLVDSLYWTTWYNNQSLDSGDQSFIYYENMLLGVPRMRQIKIMNNSCKVPKDFKDEITGCFDVYNDKKEDDISFGLINGTAWTYHTEKEIKGSSYWGLLTTYSGAGYYQDLSRTKGETAIILQELVDNLWLDRGTRVAFIDFSTYNANINMFCVIRLVVEFPATGGAIPSYQIRTVKLIRYITNWDYFILGCEMVFCLFIIYYVVEEILELRIHKLSYFKSIWNILDVVVIMLAIVAIVFNIFRTVKVDKLLGKLLEQPGIYADFEFLAFWQTQYNNMNAVNLFFAWIKVFKYISFNKTMTQLSSTLGRCAKDILGFAIMFFIVFFAYAQLGYLLFGTEVQSFSTFVKCIFTQFRIILGDFDFDAIDRANRVLGPIYFVTYVFFVFFVLLNMFLAIINDTYSEVKEELSSQKDDLQFTDIIKQSYMKTFTKLKLKKEKITDVQKVLQSGSRDIEFKDFRETLKEMGHADHEISAAFSRFDHDGNQILDKDEQARMKIELEEKRDALCAELNNLGTTYGKEVLEKPPVTSNEQKNHTVDREQFLRLARQVRQLESSVAGLTSRIELIVEKLGLQEKTKGDKTARKLTVANNDSDDAASDGSVLVCVDGGTKAEMSSRKPAVYTDSTYNCHM